In a single window of the Parafrankia irregularis genome:
- a CDS encoding nSTAND1 domain-containing NTPase, with the protein MSEGTSHEGRAHADLAFVRTKKDFGNALTRLREAAGLSVRDLARRGAVPAGTVGGWCTGRHLPTVSQQELFLGLLEACGVSGTGQQEWIDCWQRLRRPLGRPAGPTPYRGLESFQPEHADWFFGRAGLTATLVERVAGPNPPDGPLMVVGPSGSGKSSVLRAGLIATLCAPNTSNSPHGQPWRYLLMTPGAHPVAGIAAELALLGEATAATPESVEAELRTQPEAYAERLSGTLPNSLLIVVDQFEQLFAAGDGERGADGERGADEERGTFVSILQALASCSPRAEERAGGASIRVVIGMRADFYPTALRWPELALALQRDQVVVGPLGDDDLRKAITEPARLAGLVPEDGLVHLLLRELAPAAGRSGLAGSAHDVGTLPLLSHALLATWEHGRRGTMTVEDYAATGGIRGAVAQTADSLYTQLTDPEKDLARRLFRRLVQVGEDTPDTRRRVRLEELIGTPDDPLHVASSGVLRRYVEQRLVTADAEGVEISHEALLWAWPRLRQWIDTDRAGQRIHRQLTEAAAGWQATSHDPGALYRGVRLAAAVEWADRLGRRGELNQSEQRFLDASVEAGQAERRLERRRARRLRRLAAALAVLVLVTGATTVYSVQQRAVAERSRNLAISRQIAGTADRLRASDPAMAAQLAVAAYRIARTVEARSSLIASSGLPAVTRMVRPSGLLQALAVNGEGTLLAAAGAARADTDVLLWDLRDPGRPVRLGARLVGHTAPIYAVGFSPDGNTLATGSGDHTVRLWDVTDPARPAPLGKPLTGPADRVLAVEFSPDGTTLAAGSRDRTITLWDISEREHPTTLGPALTGAGGSVQSLAFHPGGKLLAAADADNAVRLWDLTDRRHPRPVGGALPAPSRVNAVAFAPDGATLAAGVNDGAVYLWTTMDPVHPVPAGKLDGTGWINAVAFSSDGRQLAAAGTETGVQIWDVSSKQVVLSLPHPEPATAVAFRDHDRVLMTNSADAIARRWVVPGAVIPTAGRKVTSLEFHSGRPLLADGGVDLRLWDVSDPNRPTPAGEPLAAPPDIDRMGGSVAVSPDGRSLAANTHEGNNILLWDISAPARPVLTRSFASGHAEQIEDLAFSPDGRTLASTGQDGTVRLWDATAAGESRPRATISPDAGTIRKIAFTPDSRVLATANSNGTVTMWNVRDPRHPVRLGVPVKVSNDYTYSVATSSDGKTLAAGSADGTARLWDITDPGSPSPLGPAITGPDGYLQTLAFSPDTRTLVAGTSAGQIWMWDVSKRRQPRTLVIMQPQNETIWNAQFSGDGQILAAAAGSALYLWGEIDADRLADRICAAAGDLINEAEWRKYAPGVSYRHICS; encoded by the coding sequence TTGAGCGAGGGCACGTCGCACGAGGGCAGGGCGCACGCGGACCTGGCGTTCGTGCGTACGAAAAAGGACTTCGGCAACGCGCTGACGCGGCTGCGTGAGGCCGCCGGGTTGTCCGTGCGGGATCTGGCGCGCAGGGGAGCCGTCCCGGCGGGGACGGTGGGCGGCTGGTGCACGGGCCGCCATCTCCCGACGGTGTCGCAGCAGGAGCTGTTTCTCGGCCTGCTGGAAGCGTGCGGGGTCTCCGGGACCGGTCAGCAGGAGTGGATCGACTGCTGGCAGCGGTTGCGTCGGCCGCTCGGACGGCCGGCGGGCCCGACTCCCTATCGTGGCCTGGAGTCGTTCCAGCCTGAGCATGCCGACTGGTTCTTCGGCCGCGCCGGGCTGACCGCCACGCTGGTGGAAAGGGTCGCGGGCCCGAACCCGCCGGATGGTCCGCTGATGGTGGTCGGCCCCTCGGGCTCGGGTAAGTCCTCGGTCCTGCGAGCGGGGCTGATAGCCACGCTGTGCGCCCCGAACACCTCGAACAGCCCGCACGGACAGCCATGGCGGTATCTCCTGATGACGCCGGGGGCGCATCCCGTCGCCGGGATCGCGGCGGAGCTCGCGCTGCTCGGCGAGGCTACAGCGGCGACACCGGAATCTGTCGAGGCGGAGCTGAGGACCCAGCCGGAGGCCTACGCCGAACGGCTCAGCGGCACCCTGCCCAACTCGCTGCTGATCGTGGTGGACCAGTTCGAGCAGCTGTTCGCCGCCGGGGACGGCGAGCGCGGTGCTGACGGCGAGCGCGGTGCTGACGAGGAGCGCGGCACCTTCGTCTCGATCCTGCAGGCCTTGGCGTCCTGCTCACCACGAGCGGAGGAGCGGGCCGGGGGCGCGTCGATCCGCGTGGTGATCGGAATGCGGGCGGACTTCTACCCGACCGCGCTGCGTTGGCCCGAGTTGGCGCTCGCCCTGCAACGGGATCAGGTGGTGGTCGGCCCGCTCGGTGACGACGACCTGCGGAAGGCCATCACCGAGCCAGCCCGGCTGGCCGGCCTGGTCCCCGAGGACGGGCTCGTCCACCTGCTGCTGCGCGAGCTGGCACCGGCCGCGGGCAGGTCCGGCCTGGCCGGCAGCGCGCACGACGTGGGCACGTTGCCGCTGCTGTCCCATGCGTTGCTGGCGACCTGGGAACACGGCCGGCGAGGCACCATGACCGTGGAGGACTACGCGGCGACGGGAGGGATCCGAGGCGCCGTCGCCCAGACCGCGGACTCCCTTTACACCCAGCTGACGGACCCGGAGAAGGACCTGGCGCGGCGCCTCTTCCGGCGGCTCGTCCAGGTTGGCGAGGACACCCCTGACACCCGTCGGCGGGTGCGGCTGGAGGAGTTGATCGGCACCCCCGACGATCCGCTGCACGTGGCGAGCAGTGGCGTCCTGCGGCGGTATGTCGAGCAACGGCTGGTCACCGCGGACGCCGAGGGCGTGGAGATCAGTCACGAGGCCCTGTTGTGGGCTTGGCCGCGCCTGCGGCAGTGGATCGACACCGACCGCGCCGGCCAGCGGATCCACCGGCAGCTCACCGAAGCCGCCGCGGGCTGGCAGGCGACGAGCCACGATCCGGGCGCGCTGTACCGGGGCGTGCGGCTCGCGGCCGCCGTCGAGTGGGCCGACAGACTCGGCCGCCGCGGCGAGCTCAACCAGTCCGAGCAGCGGTTCCTGGACGCCAGCGTGGAAGCCGGCCAGGCCGAGCGCCGGCTCGAGCGCCGCCGTGCCCGGCGGCTGCGGCGGCTGGCGGCGGCTCTTGCGGTGCTGGTGCTGGTGACCGGGGCCACCACGGTCTACTCGGTCCAGCAGCGCGCGGTCGCCGAGCGGTCCCGCAACCTGGCGATCTCGCGGCAGATCGCCGGAACCGCGGACCGGCTGCGCGCCAGCGACCCCGCGATGGCGGCGCAGCTGGCGGTCGCCGCCTACCGGATCGCGCGCACGGTGGAGGCACGTTCCAGCCTGATCGCCTCGTCGGGCCTGCCCGCCGTCACCCGGATGGTTCGCCCGAGCGGGCTGCTGCAGGCGCTCGCCGTCAACGGCGAGGGCACCCTGCTCGCGGCGGCCGGCGCGGCCAGAGCCGACACCGACGTCCTGCTGTGGGATCTGCGTGACCCCGGCAGACCGGTTCGGCTGGGCGCCCGGCTGGTCGGGCACACCGCCCCGATCTATGCGGTGGGGTTCTCCCCGGATGGCAACACGTTGGCGACCGGCTCCGGCGACCACACGGTGCGGCTGTGGGACGTCACGGATCCGGCCCGACCCGCACCGCTGGGCAAGCCGCTGACCGGCCCGGCCGACCGGGTGCTGGCCGTCGAGTTCAGCCCCGATGGCACGACGCTGGCCGCCGGCAGCCGCGACAGGACCATCACCCTCTGGGACATCAGCGAACGGGAACACCCCACCACCCTGGGGCCCGCGCTCACCGGGGCGGGCGGGAGCGTGCAGTCCCTCGCCTTCCACCCTGGCGGGAAGCTGCTGGCGGCCGCTGACGCGGACAACGCGGTCCGGCTGTGGGATCTCACGGATCGGCGGCACCCCCGCCCAGTGGGTGGGGCGCTGCCGGCGCCGAGCCGGGTGAATGCCGTCGCCTTCGCTCCCGACGGGGCCACACTCGCCGCAGGAGTGAACGACGGCGCGGTGTACCTGTGGACGACGATGGATCCCGTTCACCCGGTGCCAGCCGGAAAACTCGACGGAACGGGATGGATCAACGCGGTCGCGTTCAGCTCCGATGGAAGGCAGCTCGCCGCCGCCGGCACCGAGACCGGAGTGCAGATCTGGGATGTCTCCAGCAAACAGGTCGTGCTCTCGCTGCCGCACCCGGAACCCGCGACCGCGGTCGCGTTCCGTGACCACGACCGGGTGCTGATGACCAACAGCGCCGACGCCATCGCCCGTCGGTGGGTGGTGCCGGGGGCCGTCATCCCCACGGCGGGCCGGAAGGTCACCTCGCTGGAATTCCATTCCGGCCGTCCGCTGCTCGCCGACGGTGGCGTCGACCTGCGCCTGTGGGACGTCAGTGATCCGAACCGGCCGACACCGGCTGGAGAGCCGCTGGCCGCCCCGCCCGACATCGACCGCATGGGAGGTTCCGTCGCGGTCAGCCCCGACGGCCGTAGCCTCGCGGCCAACACCCACGAGGGCAACAACATCCTGCTGTGGGACATCTCCGCTCCGGCTCGGCCCGTCCTCACCCGGAGCTTCGCTTCCGGCCACGCCGAGCAGATCGAGGACCTCGCATTCAGCCCTGACGGGCGAACGCTCGCCAGCACGGGGCAGGACGGCACGGTGCGCCTGTGGGACGCGACCGCTGCCGGAGAATCGCGACCGCGGGCGACGATCAGCCCGGACGCCGGGACCATCCGCAAGATCGCGTTCACCCCGGACAGTCGCGTTCTGGCCACCGCGAACTCCAACGGCACCGTAACCATGTGGAATGTCCGGGATCCGCGCCACCCTGTTCGGCTCGGCGTACCAGTCAAAGTGTCGAACGACTACACGTACTCGGTGGCCACCAGTTCCGACGGGAAAACGCTCGCGGCCGGGAGCGCGGACGGCACCGCCAGGCTCTGGGACATCACCGACCCCGGCAGTCCGTCGCCACTCGGCCCCGCGATCACCGGGCCGGACGGGTACCTGCAGACGCTGGCGTTCAGCCCGGACACCCGGACTCTGGTCGCGGGGACCAGCGCGGGCCAGATCTGGATGTGGGACGTCAGTAAAAGACGGCAGCCGCGGACCCTGGTCATCATGCAGCCGCAGAACGAGACCATCTGGAACGCGCAGTTCAGCGGCGATGGACAAATTCTGGCCGCCGCCGCCGGGAGCGCCCTCTACCTGTGGGGAGAAATCGACGCCGACCGCCTGGCCGACCGGATCTGCGCGGCCGCCGGAGATCTGATCAACGAGGCTGAATGGCGAAAGTACGCGCCGGGGGTCTCCTACCGGCACATCTGCTCCTGA
- a CDS encoding enoyl-CoA hydratase/isomerase family protein, which produces MTPPPDTSDTPTPGAPGTGRTPGAPEPRGTSEIVSSVQGRVGRLTLNRPKAINALSHPMVNAMDAALRDWEHDDQVDAVLVDGAGERGLCAGGDIRSFHADACSGGTGSLGFWADEYRLNHRISSYPKPYIALMDGIVMGGGVGISAHGGVRVVTERTRLAMPEVGIGLVPDVGGTWLLARMPGESGTHAALTAGHLSGADALYAGLADHYVPSERLPALIDALTATADAGNPAKIVEEFTAAPPPSALEADADWIDACYGAPTVEAILARLREHGDPAAAAAATEIEGKSPTALTVTLRALRAAAGLPDLWSALVTEFRVSSASLRSHDLREGIRAQIIDKDRSPRWNPPTLAEVSQEQVSVFFAVPPTGDLRPHEG; this is translated from the coding sequence GTGACCCCGCCCCCCGACACGTCCGACACACCCACCCCCGGAGCTCCCGGAACGGGCCGAACGCCCGGAGCACCTGAGCCCAGGGGGACATCCGAGATCGTGTCGTCGGTGCAGGGGCGGGTCGGGCGGCTGACGCTCAACCGGCCGAAGGCGATCAACGCCCTGAGCCATCCCATGGTCAACGCGATGGACGCCGCGCTGCGCGACTGGGAGCACGACGACCAGGTGGACGCCGTCCTCGTCGACGGTGCCGGTGAGCGCGGGCTGTGCGCCGGCGGCGACATCCGCTCCTTCCACGCGGACGCCTGCTCCGGCGGCACCGGGTCGCTCGGCTTCTGGGCCGACGAGTACCGCCTCAACCACCGGATCAGCAGCTACCCGAAGCCCTACATCGCGCTCATGGACGGCATCGTCATGGGCGGCGGCGTCGGGATCTCCGCGCATGGCGGCGTCAGGGTCGTCACCGAGCGCACCAGGCTCGCCATGCCCGAGGTCGGCATCGGCCTGGTGCCGGATGTCGGTGGCACCTGGCTGCTCGCCCGGATGCCCGGCGAGTCGGGCACCCACGCCGCGCTGACCGCGGGCCACCTCTCCGGCGCGGACGCGCTGTACGCGGGCCTCGCCGACCACTATGTGCCCAGCGAGCGGCTGCCCGCGCTCATCGACGCGCTCACCGCGACGGCCGACGCCGGCAACCCGGCGAAGATCGTCGAGGAGTTCACCGCAGCCCCGCCGCCCAGCGCCCTGGAAGCGGACGCGGACTGGATCGACGCCTGTTACGGCGCCCCGACCGTCGAGGCGATCCTGGCCCGGTTGCGTGAACACGGCGATCCCGCCGCCGCGGCTGCCGCCACCGAGATCGAGGGGAAGTCACCGACCGCGCTCACGGTCACACTGCGGGCGCTGCGCGCCGCGGCCGGGCTGCCGGACCTGTGGTCGGCGCTGGTCACCGAGTTCCGCGTCTCCAGTGCCAGCCTGCGCTCCCACGACCTGCGCGAAGGCATCCGCGCCCAGATCATCGACAAGGACCGCAGCCCCCGCTGGAACCCGCCGACCCTGGCCGAGGTGTCGCAGGAGCAGGTCAGCGTGTTCTTCGCCGTGCCGCCGACCGGCGACCTGCGGCCCCACGAGGGATAG